The following are encoded together in the Plasmodium brasilianum strain Bolivian I chromosome 10, whole genome shotgun sequence genome:
- a CDS encoding heptatricopeptide repeat-containing protein, translating to MKIVKNEWFVSRGYVFQNLRLIGYLRYMIDTSQEKKMHFLKCSIYGFCYNHEGKGTKRRKNIQTNESNNRGNSNKSYISNNRTTAYEGRLPNGNTSNEYIINYKNMEIGKLLKYLSLNVKNEKTKGKRDNSIIEEAVVHLSKNAIIINNMNFLFFNMLLTIIHKSEIKISNKILNQMVLFLLHKHILVLSKKDINNTNSSWINIINLLSNISKNNKDLLPLLHKKIDDEKNNGINGNNGVSFIDKLLYRITNENYDYSMREISLLLHSCYILNIRSVEMFSFIYKQMCEKEYILNCLDIHIFVYSVHRLKLHNFVIFLENIKKDILKLLINFSNGQLVNILLAYTYFFFNNKEGNNFIQNGGFICTLFNRCMHTFHHFTNREFCNFLNFIIKYDIYLEENQKLRLLMAISKLLQHKCNEKLNLYLMTDIDIFTIVNFIYKYSSTDNYMFPQTDSVFTNLDNVVIHLVKKKKFKQNLLVYILHFYKFRISTASLGTEFFSCVLQYINVSTLEFKMKVMLLTSLERYLLLSQREATNHVAIIKNYYYKLFEYMYNDIYKEINQFMQKNKEESDIDTTIYTEKKEIFSNTDIKEILKLIMKRMDNDETDHQYCCSTSSSNAECDITKVKNNFLNLLCGYIIKNKIVELFPYILMGRSYIPMDICTKVELILKNVFSILNNYTLEHTKNINDPNEQIEKKMNEPIGRDEKKIIIKPFNFIRSLNLCNEFIFNSRGNISNFLTNKNVILKYLDAISLKEENNINCTYFNLYVHMLLFDINHNILYFVNILLSKITEYIKSANFNYKQNFSKIVDIYISIIKLNISYYNIYIKCIYRLIFSKIFYYYEKLCYKYVSLLFYSNLIHLFLQIYLQKNFSRHVVLSIRLLLRQFDFFLNSLDQNTYNLLSSNFRELSDFSIEDFTQTNRGASNIHSSVLSCLNDLFKNNERANIQCEQIVFPLFIIDILINKKCPCFV from the exons atgaaaattgtaaaaaatgaGTGGTTTGTCAGTAGAGGATACGTTTTTCAGAACTTGAGGTTAATAGGATATTTGAGATATATGATAGATACTTCTCAGGAGAAGAAGatgcattttttaaaatgtagtATTTACGGGTTTTGTTATAACCATGAGGGGAAGGGGacaaagagaagaaaaaatatacagaCGAATGAGAGTAACAACAGAGGCAACAGCAACAAGAGCTATATTAGTAACAACAGGACTACTGCATATGAGGGAAGGTTGCCCAATGGTAACACAAGTAacgaatatataataaattataaaaacatggAAATAGgaaaacttttaaaatatttgtcaCTTAAcgtgaaaaatgaaaagacaaaaggaaaaagagatAATAGTATAATTGAAGAAGCTGTAGTACATCTTTCTAAAAATGcgataattataaataatatgaattttcttttttttaatatgttactaactattatacataaaagtgaaataaaaataagcaataaaatattaaatcaaATGGTATTGTTCTTATTACATAAACACATTTTGGTGTTATCCAAAAAAGACATTAATAATACGAACTCTTCATGgattaacattattaatttacTTTCTAATAtctcaaaaaataataaagatctTTTACCCTTACtccataaaaaaatagatgatGAAAAGAATAATGGCATCAATGGAAATAATGGGGTCTCTTTTATAGATAAGCTCTTATATAGAATTACAAATGAGAATTATGATTATTCGATGAGAGAAATTTCTTTACTGTTACATAGTTGTTACATATTGAATATAAGAAGTGTAGAGATgtttagttttatttataaacaaatGTGTGAAAAGGAGTACATACTAAATTGTCTagatatacacatttttgtGTATTCTGTGCATAGATTAAAACTccataattttgtaatttttcttgaaaatataaaaaaagatattttaaaattattaatcaATTTTTCAAATGGACAACtagtaaatatattgttagcttatacatatttctttttcaataacaaagaaggaaataattttattcaaaatggAGGATTTATATGCACACTATTTAATAGATGTATGCACACGTTTCACCATTTTACAAATAGagaattttgtaattttctaaattttatcataaaatatgatatatatttagaggAAAACCAAAAGTTAAGACTGTTGATGGCTATCTCAAAGTTGCTTCAACATAAGtgtaatgaaaaattgaatCTGTATTTAATGACAGATATAGATATCTTTActattgtaaattttatttacaaatatagtAGTACAGACAACTACATGTTTCCTCAAACCGATTCTGTCTTTACAAATTTAGATAACGTCGTTATAcatttagtaaaaaaaaaaaaatttaaacagAATTTATtggtatatatattgcatttttataaatttagaaTTAGTACTGCTTCTCTAGGTACTGAATTCTTCTCATGCGTTctacaatatattaatgtaagtACTCTAGAGTTTAAAATGAAAGTAATGCTACTAACATCTCTTGAGAGATACTTGCTATTATCTCAAAGGGAAGCCACAAATCATGTAGCTATTATTAAgaactattattataaattgttTGAATACATGTATAATGACATATATAAAGAGATAAATCAatttatgcaaaaaaataaggaagaaAGTGATATAGATACAACCATATAcacagaaaaaaaggaaatattttcaaatacagatattaaagaaatattaaaattaattatgaaAAGAATGGACAATGATGAAACAGACCATCAATACTGTTGTAGTACATCTAGCAGCAATGCCGAATGTGATATTACGAaagtgaaaaataattttcttaacCTTTTATGtggatatataataaaaaacaaaatagtgGAATTGTTTCCTTACATTTTAATGGGTAGGAGTTATATACCCATGGATATATGTACCAAAGTGGagcttattttaaaaaacgtTTTTAGCATACtgaataattatacattagaacatactaaaaatataaatgacccaaatgaacaaattgaaaaaaaaatgaatgagCCTATTGGAcgagatgaaaaaaaaataataataaaaccttttaattttatacgCTCCTTAAACTTATGcaatgaatttatttttaatagtagaggtaatatttcaaattttttaaccaataaaaatgttatattaaaatatttggatGCTATTAGCCtaaaggaagaaaataatataaactgcacatattttaatttatatgtgcatatgcttttatttgatataaatcataatatactatattttgTGAACATTCTGCTATCCAAAATtacagaatatataaaaagtgcaaattttaattataagcAAAATTTCTCAAAAATTGttgatatatacatatcaaTAATTAAGCTAAATATcagttattataatatttatataaaatgtatatatagattaattttctccaaaatattttattattatgaaaagttatgttataaatatgtatcacttttattttactccAACTTGATACATttgtttttacaaatatatcttcaaaaaaatttttctagACATGTCGTCCTATCGATCAGGCTATTGTTAAGGCAGtttgacttttttttaaattctttagATCAAAATACTTACAATTTACTCTCATCAAATTTTAGAGAACTGTCAGA CTTTTCCATAGAAGACTTCACGCAGACGAACAGGG GCGCGTCAAACATTCATAGCTCAGTATTAAGCTGCTTGAATgacctttttaaaaataacgaAAGGGCAAATATCCAGTGCGAGCAAATCGTGTTCCCCTTATTCATAAtagatattttaattaataaaaagtgtCCATGCTTCGTATga
- a CDS encoding mitochondrial-processing peptidase subunit alpha, translating into MSTNAQRFHIVLSRAKVGKRLYSSEVLKLKRNPNLDKIYTGEKQNFSKVPFKKEKIEDIIKEVKFEYYYFSEGKNNKYKDIPLNIAIIKESELPPYKQVDEKLHFSVLENDLKIISTNKNNSVCSIGLYVKCGSRYEEINDKVNEQGMSVMIENMAFHSTAHLSHLRTIKSLEKIGANVSCNAFREHMVYTCECLKEYLPVVTNLLIGNVLFPRFLSWEMKNNVNRLNVMRKKLFENIEMYITELLHNTAWHNNTLGNKLYVCESSVENYKSENIRNFMLKHFSPKNMTLIGVNVDHDELTKWTSRAFQDYVSIPYTNQKEITPKYTGGFISVEDKNIKKTNIAIAYETKGGWKSSDMITLTVLQTLMGGGGSFSTGGPGKGMYSRLFLNVLNNYNFIESCMAFSTQHSDTGLFGLYFTGEPSNTLDIINAMALEFQKMNKVTDEELNRAKKSLKSFMWMSLEYKSILMEDLARQMMILNRILSGKELCDAIDAVTKDDINRVVRLFIKSKPTVVVYGNINHAPHYDEICKILG; encoded by the exons ATGAGCACAAACGCACAGAGGTTTCACATAGTACTTAGTAGAGCAAAGGTTGGTAAAAGGCTTTACAGTAGTGAAGTCTTAAAACTAAAACGCAACCCTAACttagataaaatatatacaggAGAAAAACAAAACTTTAGCAAAGTACCattcaaaaaagaaaaaattgaggatataattaaagaggtcaaatttgaatattattattttagtgaagggaaaaataataaatataaggaTATACCCCTGAACATAgctataataaaagaatcaGAATTACCACCATATAAGCAAGTGGACGAAAAATTGCATTTTTCAGTTTTAGAAAATGACTTGAAAATTATCTCGACCAACAAAAATAACAGCGTATGCTCCATAG GACTTTACGTGAAATGCGGATCCAGGTACGAAGAAATAAACGACAAGGTGAACGAACAAGGCATGAGTGTAATGATTGAAAATATGGCTTTTCACAGCACTGCGCATTTATCTCACTTGAGAACAATTAAGTCGTTGGAAAAAATAGGAGCAAACGTAAGCTGTAACGCTTTTCGTGAGCACATGgtatatacatgtgaatGTTTAAAGGAGTATCTACCAGTAGTgacaaatttattaataggAAATGTATTATTTCCAAGATTTTTATCATGGGAgatgaaaaataatgtaaatcgATTGAATGTGATgcgtaaaaaattatttgaaaatattgaaatgTATATAACAGAATTACTACATAATACAGCATGgcataataatacattagGTAATAAGTTATACGTATGTGAATCTAGTGTAGAGAATTATAAATCTGAGAACATAAGAAATTTTATGCTTAAACATTTTTCCCCTAAAAATATGACATTAATAGGGGTAAATGTAGATCATGATGAATTAACAAAATGGACATCTAGAGCTTTTCAAGATTATGTTTCTATACCTTATACAAATCAAAAAGAAATAACTCCTAAGTATACAGGTGGTTTTATAAGTGTAGAAGATaagaatataaagaaaactAACATTGCAATAGCATATGAAACAAAAGGTGGATGGAAATCATCAGATATGATTACTTTAACTGTGTTACAAACGTTAATGGGAGGAGGAGGTTCCTTCTCAACTGGAGGACCAGGAAAAGGAATGTATTCAAgactatttttaaatgttttaaataattataattttattgaatcATGTATGGCTTTTAGTACTCAACATTCAGATACGGGTTTATTCGGATTATATTTTACAGGAGAACCATCTAATACTcttgatataataaatgcaATGGCTTTAGAATTTCAAAAGATGAACAAAGTAACTGATGAAGAATTAAATAGAGCAAAAAAAAGTCTAAAAAGTTTTATGTGGATGAGCTTAGAGTATAAATCTATTTTAATGGAAGACCTAGCTAGACAAATGATGATTTTAAATCGAATTCTTTCTGGAAAAGAATTATGTGATGCTATTGATGCTGTAACAAAAGATGATATAAACCGAGTTGTACGCTTATTCATTAAATCGAAACCAACTGTTGTAGTTTATGGAAACATTAATCATGCCCCTCATTATGACgaaatatgcaaaattttgggataa